A segment of the Stigmatella aurantiaca genome:
CGGGCTCGCCCCGCGCGGGCGCTTCGGGGGCCACCACGTCGCGGGCCACGTTGGCCAGCACCCGCGCCTCCCGGGGGCGGCGCTTGAGGTAGAGGCTCCGGGGGGCCCATGCCTCCCAGGCCGCATCGAGCAGGGCCTGCTCCTCCTCGCGGGAGAAGTCCCGGTACAGGCTGACCACGGGCAGCCCCGCGAAGGTGTCCACGGTGACGTCGGGCACACCGTCCGGCGCGCCATTCACCCACCGAAACGCGGTGGTGTGGGCGTCCGATAGCAGCGCGCCCCGCCGCGCCCGGGCTTCGCGGAGCCGTTCGGTGAGGGAGGTGCTCATCACGAAGAGAGCCGGGCGCGCGTCCACACGCTGGAGAGCGCGGAGGTGGCCTCCCGGGACAGCTCCACGAAGTCGGTGCCGAGCAGTTGCCCCTCGCGCACGGTGACGCGGCCATTGACGATGGTCCACGCCACGCTCGAGCGGGCCAGTTGCCCCACCAGGTTCGGCGAGTAGCCCGTCTCGGGATCCGCCGCGGGCACGTAGTCGTACACCACCAGGTCCGCGAGGAAGCCCTCCTCCAGGTTCCCCGAGGGCAGGTTGAACAGGCGGGTGCACAGCTCGGCCGGTCCGCTCACCAGGCACTGCGCCAGCGCGCTGTCGGGATCCGGCAGGCGGCCCGCGCGGGAGATGCGCAGCAGCGTCATGAACGCGGCCAGGGCCTCGTCCCAGAGGGTGCCATGGCCACTGGTCCCCAGTCCCACCAGGTGCTGGCGCAGGAGCACCGTCTCCAGGGACTCGCCGGTGCGCTCACTGGTGAAGTAGGAGCGGGGGCTGATGGCCACGAAGGTCTGGGTGGCCACGAGCCGCTCGGACTCCGACGTGTCGATGGTGCGCGCGTGCGCGGCGATGGAGCGGGCGCCCAGCAGCCCCAGCTCCTCCAGCCGGGGCACCACGCGCTTGCCGTGCCGCGCATACGTCAGGGCGAGGTCCTCCTGCCCCTCGGCGAGGTGGAAGAGCAGGGGCGCCCCCGAGGCCTCGGCCACGTCGCGGATGCGGAGCAGGAGCGCATCGTCACAGGTGTGCGAGGACAGGAAGCCCACCGCGCCCCGCACCAGCGGGTGCTCCCGGCGGCGGCGCGCGAAGTCCGCGTTGGCCTCAAGCCACTGCGCGGCGGAGGCCTCGCCCTGGAGGTTGTGGGTGAGGTGGCCCGACACCAACCGGAGGCCGAGCTGGGCCGCCGCGGAAGCCTGGGCCTCCAGGGCTCCCGCCACATCCGCGGGGGCCTCCAGGTGCTCCACGGCCAGGGTGATGCCGTCGCGCAGCGCCCGGGCGATGGCAAAGCGGGACAGGGCCTCCACCTCCCCCGGCGTCAGCAGGGAGGCCACATGCCGGCGCCGCTCCAGGCGGGTGTGGGGCGAGCTCAGCAGGAAGTTGCCCGAGGGGGGCAGGAGCTGGCCGCCAACGAGGTGCGTGTGGCAGTCCACCAGCCCGGGGGCCACCAACCGGCCCCGGCAGGCCACTTCCCAGTCACCGGGCAGGACGGGAATCTCGTCGTCGGGCGCCACGCGGCGGATGCGGCCCTCTTCGATGAGCAGGGCCATGCCCGTCCGGACCCGTCCGTCCGCACGGAACACGGCGCAGTTCTTGAGCAGAAGACGGCCTTCCATGGCCCTCTACTATGGCCCGAGCCCGCCCTGTCGGCCACCTCCCATTCAAGGGAGGCATCCAGGAAGATCGCCTCCAGCCGCCAATGGGACCTATGCTATAAGAAAGAGTTGGCCGCGCCTTCACGGAGGGGAACAGCATGAGCTGGCAGAGCAGACCTGGGAAGAGCCTCCTATCCGCCGCTAGCGCCATTCAAGGTGACCGCATGGCCATTGATAAGGCTCGCCGCATCCTCCTCAGGGCCGCGCCAGGCACCGAACTCTCCTTGCTGAGCGATGAGCAGGTGCTCCGTCAACTCTCACAAATATCGGCATCCCAGAAAGCCATCGAGACATCACTCACGTTCAATGGCCAGATGCTGCGCTGGCGGCAGGTTTTCAGCGATCGGATCGATTCCATCAGTTGGAAGGCTGTTTCAGGCCGCAGCGGGTACCAGTCGAAAGAGTTCCAAGAGAAGGTTGATCAGGGCCCCATCCCTGAAGGGGAGTGGCTCGTCGCGCAGGGTGAGTACCAACAAATGCCGCAGCGGAGTGTCCTTGAAATGCTGCTGAACGAAGTCAGCAGAGGCGGATGGCCAGGAGGCGAAAGCTCTTGGGGGCGGCACCGCATCTGGCTTCATCCCAAGGCGGGGACGAAGACCTATGGACGCAGCGGATTCTCCATTCACGGTGGCAGCTTCCCAGGCTCTGCGGGCTGTATCGATCTCGTCGAGCAAATGCCTGCCTTCGTCAAGGTCTTCCGGGCACATGGGCAAGACGTCAATTTGACCGTGAAATATGCGTAGCCCTCTCACGCCCCACCGGGTCCAGATAGCAAACGGCCTGCTCTTGGCAGTGATTGTTTTACTCATCAGCATTTCTGGTGCGTCGCTGGCTTCTTATTTCTCTCATCCGGAAGAGTACCGCTTCGGCACGGAAGTGGGTGGAATCCTGTACCGCTCGTCCACCCATTACTGGAGCATTCTGCTGGGTGAGTTGACTTTCCTCTCTTTGGGATTGGTTTTGTCTTTCTTCATCCGCAAGCCAGTCCATAAGCTGTGGGGCCGGTTCTCGCTCGTGCTGGCCGATGGCATCCTTCTCTTTAGCCTGCTTCCTGGATGAATCGCGGGGGGCGTGCGCAGCAAGCACGTGGGACTCAAGAAGGCTTTGCAGTCCACAATGACCCGGCCTCTGATCCTCCAGCCACCTTGTGCGCCGGGGCCGTCTCTTCCCTTCTCCGTTCCGAACGGGCGGTAGGATCCAACGTCTGAATGCCCTCCCGCCTTCGGCCCGCTGCCCGCCTTAGCACCGACACCGCACCCTCAAGGCTCTCCACCGTGGCCTTCTGGGCCGGGTGGGCGGCCCTGCTCGCGCTGGCCTTCCTCGCGCGGGTGGG
Coding sequences within it:
- a CDS encoding amidohydrolase family protein, producing the protein MEGRLLLKNCAVFRADGRVRTGMALLIEEGRIRRVAPDDEIPVLPGDWEVACRGRLVAPGLVDCHTHLVGGQLLPPSGNFLLSSPHTRLERRRHVASLLTPGEVEALSRFAIARALRDGITLAVEHLEAPADVAGALEAQASAAAQLGLRLVSGHLTHNLQGEASAAQWLEANADFARRRREHPLVRGAVGFLSSHTCDDALLLRIRDVAEASGAPLLFHLAEGQEDLALTYARHGKRVVPRLEELGLLGARSIAAHARTIDTSESERLVATQTFVAISPRSYFTSERTGESLETVLLRQHLVGLGTSGHGTLWDEALAAFMTLLRISRAGRLPDPDSALAQCLVSGPAELCTRLFNLPSGNLEEGFLADLVVYDYVPAADPETGYSPNLVGQLARSSVAWTIVNGRVTVREGQLLGTDFVELSREATSALSSVWTRARLSS